In bacterium, a single window of DNA contains:
- a CDS encoding formylglycine-generating enzyme family protein, translating into MNRSAAKIAIGIPMDSVRKILGRPANDTGVIWDYPHGEDELRVVFALGLVDTMNVSMSESLRRSLTTPLDKYILPTLAAKEPEDSDSVRRTYPEDGITIFYRSGAVSGFSFYPPRAEAPWVAALRAKWRTLFSPSPASLALLTPNAIEQILGPPGREGNDSMVYEDRGSRLVFSLSGGETDTIVLTLAGALQRTFPGLRTREDAENMYGKTESLAVPDGGWKLVYADSGLRLVFDSQYLNSVRRYYPEYYNMVLVPAGRFCLGTSDLQRREMSGNPDWRKKDFGNEMPQKGVYLDSFYIDKYEVSNGQFLRFLRSGNKVQGDSNGVIHGLSNCPVAGVTWNDAAAYAKWAGKRLPTEMEWEKAARGTQGWSFPWGISYFDGDVSWRANYRRGDSLNGTLVPVDSLSGGKSVYGAYNMAGNVVEWCANPYVSRYYDNVDTLRPKGPQNFRGDSLASVRGGSFQTPLFELRSAYRHGLPKNATRSDVGFRCVKDVNVKKETK; encoded by the coding sequence TTGAACAGGAGTGCGGCGAAGATCGCGATCGGGATTCCGATGGACTCCGTACGCAAGATTCTGGGCCGCCCTGCCAACGATACCGGGGTGATTTGGGACTATCCACACGGCGAGGACGAACTCCGGGTCGTATTTGCGCTGGGTCTTGTTGACACGATGAACGTCAGTATGTCTGAATCGCTGAGGCGGAGTCTGACGACGCCGCTCGACAAGTATATCCTTCCTACTCTGGCGGCAAAGGAGCCGGAGGATAGTGACAGCGTCCGCCGGACGTACCCGGAGGACGGAATCACAATCTTCTACAGGTCCGGTGCTGTATCCGGGTTCAGTTTCTATCCTCCCCGCGCAGAAGCGCCGTGGGTCGCCGCGCTAAGGGCGAAGTGGCGCACTCTCTTTTCCCCTTCGCCGGCCAGCCTCGCTCTTCTGACTCCGAATGCAATCGAGCAGATACTCGGCCCTCCCGGGCGTGAGGGGAATGACTCGATGGTCTATGAAGACCGTGGAAGTCGGCTGGTATTCTCTCTTTCCGGGGGCGAGACCGACACGATTGTTCTCACCCTCGCCGGGGCTCTGCAGCGCACGTTCCCCGGTCTTAGAACTCGGGAAGATGCCGAGAACATGTATGGCAAAACCGAGTCCCTGGCAGTCCCGGACGGCGGTTGGAAGCTCGTGTACGCCGACTCCGGGCTAAGGCTGGTGTTTGACTCACAATATCTGAACAGCGTCCGCAGGTACTATCCCGAGTACTACAACATGGTGCTGGTTCCGGCAGGACGTTTCTGTCTGGGCACCTCAGACCTGCAGCGTAGGGAGATGTCCGGGAACCCTGACTGGAGGAAGAAGGACTTTGGGAATGAGATGCCGCAAAAGGGCGTGTACCTCGACAGCTTCTACATAGACAAGTATGAGGTTTCGAACGGTCAGTTCCTCAGGTTTCTCAGGAGCGGAAACAAGGTGCAGGGCGACTCGAACGGGGTAATTCACGGACTGAGCAATTGCCCGGTAGCAGGCGTGACCTGGAATGACGCCGCGGCGTACGCAAAATGGGCGGGCAAGAGGCTTCCTACTGAGATGGAGTGGGAAAAGGCTGCTCGGGGCACGCAGGGCTGGTCGTTCCCCTGGGGCATCAGTTATTTCGACGGTGACGTCTCGTGGCGCGCCAACTACAGACGCGGCGACTCTCTGAATGGCACGCTCGTTCCAGTGGACAGCTTGTCTGGTGGTAAGAGTGTCTACGGCGCGTACAACATGGCTGGGAATGTCGTAGAGTGGTGCGCCAATCCATATGTCTCGAGATACTATGACAACGTAGACACGTTAAGACCGAAAGGCCCGCAGAACTTTCGCGGCGATTCGCTGGCTTCGGTCAGAGGAGGGTCTTTTCAGACTCCGCTCTTCGAGTTGCGTTCCGCCTACAGACATGGACTACCGAAGAACGCGACGCGGTCGGACGTTGGATTTCGATGTGTGAAAGATGTCAATGTGAAGAAGGAGACAAAGTGA